A stretch of Lactuca sativa cultivar Salinas chromosome 6, Lsat_Salinas_v11, whole genome shotgun sequence DNA encodes these proteins:
- the LOC111909133 gene encoding uncharacterized protein LOC111909133 gives MGKPPTQYDVFVQTHGTAESKKKYFEGNHENIEYCSQTAKEALEGYLHGLVNKFGEDPSNRKDDVDVWEESQLRRKGKKKGAIYGIGASDIHFLVLGTPSSQSTQSTQSDSTQQEVDRLRAQVSVMEQQQQQMKEQMEMVMRMINMSGNQPHGPPDNPPEDN, from the exons ATGGGTAAACCACCCACACAATATGATGTTTTCGTGCAGACGCATGGCACCGCCGAGTcaaagaaaaaatattttgagGGAAATCATGAAAATATTGAATATTGCTCGCAGACGGCCAAAGAAGCACTA GAGGGGTATCTGCATGGGTTGGTCAACAAATTTGGTGAAGATCCTTCAAATCGTAAGGATGATGTAGATGTATGGGAGGAAAGCCAACTTAGaagaaaaggaaagaagaagGGTGCTATCTATGGGATAGGAGCATCGGATATACATTTTTTGGTTTTAGGGACTCCATCTTCCCAATCCACCCAGTCCACCCAGTCGGATAGCACACAACAAGAG GTTGATAGGTTGCGTGCACAAGTTTCTGTCatggaacaacaacaacaacaaatgaaAGAACAAATGGAGATGGTTATGAGGATGATAAATATGTCTGGAAATCAACCCCATGGTCCCCCCGATAATCCACCCGAGGACAATTGA